In Syntrophus gentianae, one DNA window encodes the following:
- a CDS encoding TPR end-of-group domain-containing protein produces the protein MLNKFYGSTMVLAATALLFASLSLTGCEKAQDVKGKAEVQKQEAPAPAPAAPAAPQPGASTQAPTASADASFEVKSHIKQGLSYVSTAKNAHNKALFDENIENALKEFSLAIEKAPDYADAYSNRGVAYMQQRKFNKALEDLKKAKELKADSPSIRYNLACLYSLKGDVDFGLDELDASLTNGFSDYESLRKDPDLNNLRKHPEFKKVLEKHKVFIVK, from the coding sequence ATGCTCAATAAGTTTTATGGCAGTACGATGGTTTTGGCGGCAACGGCCCTGCTTTTTGCATCGCTTTCCCTGACCGGATGCGAGAAGGCCCAGGATGTCAAGGGAAAAGCTGAGGTGCAGAAACAGGAAGCGCCCGCTCCCGCACCAGCCGCTCCGGCGGCCCCGCAGCCCGGCGCATCGACACAGGCTCCCACGGCGTCAGCGGATGCCTCATTCGAGGTGAAGAGCCACATCAAGCAGGGGCTCAGTTATGTTTCAACGGCGAAGAACGCCCATAATAAGGCCCTCTTTGACGAAAACATTGAAAATGCCCTGAAGGAATTTTCCCTTGCCATAGAAAAGGCTCCGGACTATGCAGATGCCTACTCCAACCGCGGCGTGGCCTACATGCAACAGCGCAAGTTCAACAAGGCTCTGGAGGATCTGAAAAAAGCCAAGGAACTCAAAGCGGACAGTCCATCCATCCGCTACAATCTGGCCTGCCTCTATTCTCTCAAGGGGGACGTGGATTTCGGCCTGGATGAACTGGATGCGTCCCTTACGAACGGATTCAGCGACTATGAATCCCTGCGCAAGGACCCGGACCTGAATAACCTGCGCAAACATCCGGAGTTCAAGAAAGTGCTGGAGAAACATAAAGTCTTCATCGTCAAATAA
- a CDS encoding DUF4384 domain-containing protein — protein sequence MKKRLFLTIGGCCALALLFAFPAIGAGPTGAKAIFDSGEGPSVSMSSTSGKSSPVKKTVKQATPSRERYVGISYQLMLLSDDGQMRSVTKARTFRSGERMKMLVRTNRPGYMTILNIGSSGNTNVLFNEYVDAYTMHEIPKTTTFKFVGNPGTETLMIMLSDNPSPIGGQQGAVSASSSSPSSAAPSYSSSDPGMSTASSSVADLPPPPPVQIASSMDGAKSLRGAKDIVVDDMQTSYAVISPKTGWKPASKGAKDIILESEGGKNFGVVPAAAISDGGILTMQVKLRHR from the coding sequence ATGAAAAAAAGACTATTTCTAACAATTGGAGGATGCTGTGCCCTGGCGCTGCTGTTTGCGTTTCCCGCCATCGGCGCTGGACCGACAGGCGCAAAGGCGATCTTTGACAGCGGGGAAGGGCCTTCCGTATCCATGTCTTCCACGTCGGGTAAGAGCTCGCCGGTAAAAAAGACGGTAAAGCAGGCCACACCGTCAAGGGAACGGTACGTTGGCATCTCCTATCAGCTGATGCTTCTCTCCGATGACGGTCAGATGAGATCCGTGACGAAAGCCCGGACCTTCCGCTCCGGGGAAAGGATGAAGATGCTCGTCCGCACCAATCGGCCGGGCTATATGACCATCCTCAACATCGGTTCATCCGGCAATACGAATGTTCTCTTCAATGAATATGTCGATGCGTACACCATGCATGAAATTCCAAAGACAACGACCTTCAAGTTCGTCGGGAATCCAGGCACGGAAACGCTGATGATCATGCTCTCCGACAATCCAAGCCCCATCGGCGGCCAACAGGGCGCTGTATCCGCCAGCAGTTCCTCCCCATCTTCTGCAGCCCCCTCTTATTCTTCGTCCGATCCGGGAATGAGCACCGCGTCCAGCAGTGTCGCGGATCTGCCACCTCCTCCGCCGGTCCAGATTGCATCCAGTATGGACGGCGCGAAGAGCCTCCGGGGAGCCAAGGATATCGTTGTCGACGACATGCAGACCTCCTATGCCGTCATTTCACCGAAAACGGGGTGGAAGCCGGCCAGCAAGGGGGCCAAGGACATCATTCTTGAATCGGAAGGCGGAAAGAATTTCGGCGTTGTCCCTGCGGCCGCCATTTCCGACGGCGGGATACTGACCATGCAGGTCAAGCTGCGCCATCGTTAA
- a CDS encoding caspase family protein, with amino-acid sequence MNIYTIKPTAKVQAMSLPHPGVRFIFYFLLSLVIVLTMTVPARSADTPVNDSHIGQINELLLRGGIGSGFVELDSFGRVQLKGSYEDEKQVDRAFSIAQTVVGIKWVSPVTPENIKVKEWERRFGNLFSRANVLKPSVRSGDPPGPVRNRYALVVGVGEFMSKIPRLHFAVQDATTFYQFLVDPNRGGFPRSNVTFLTNSNATRKNISQALDRIKKMAGPDDLVAVYMSSHGTPPEKFGGVFIVTYDTEIKPREKVWHTSISESILRDFIDNLQSKRLVMILDACYSNGAYSKVPGFLPPGGKSLGASDNEGYGLSPQYGRRLLGAKDIVLDDEGPKMKTSGGSKSFNGQDGWGKVLIGASGAGEQSWESDQLNNSIFTYYFLDGLNKNNGAVKNAFFYAKPRVTQRVKQEKGSDIDQNPQVVASQSEWNMPLGQRRR; translated from the coding sequence ATGAACATCTACACAATAAAACCGACAGCCAAGGTACAAGCGATGAGCCTCCCTCATCCGGGGGTGCGCTTTATCTTCTATTTCCTGCTGTCACTTGTCATCGTCCTCACAATGACCGTTCCCGCCCGTTCCGCCGATACACCCGTCAATGACTCGCACATCGGCCAGATCAATGAACTCCTGCTCCGTGGCGGCATCGGGAGCGGCTTTGTCGAACTTGACTCCTTCGGCAGAGTTCAGCTGAAGGGCTCCTATGAAGATGAGAAACAGGTCGACCGCGCCTTCTCCATCGCCCAGACGGTCGTGGGGATCAAATGGGTGTCACCGGTAACGCCGGAAAATATCAAGGTCAAGGAATGGGAGCGAAGATTCGGCAACCTCTTCTCCCGGGCCAACGTACTGAAACCATCGGTCAGGAGCGGTGATCCTCCGGGTCCTGTCCGCAACCGTTATGCCCTGGTCGTCGGCGTCGGGGAATTCATGAGCAAGATTCCGAGACTGCACTTTGCGGTCCAGGATGCGACGACTTTCTACCAGTTCCTTGTTGATCCGAACCGGGGAGGGTTTCCCCGCTCGAACGTGACGTTCCTGACGAATTCCAATGCAACGAGAAAAAACATCTCCCAGGCCCTTGACCGTATCAAGAAGATGGCCGGTCCGGATGATCTCGTCGCGGTGTATATGAGCAGCCACGGCACGCCGCCGGAAAAATTCGGCGGGGTCTTTATCGTTACTTACGATACTGAGATCAAGCCGAGGGAGAAGGTATGGCACACCTCTATCAGTGAAAGCATCCTGCGCGATTTCATCGACAATCTGCAGTCCAAGCGGCTGGTGATGATCCTGGATGCCTGTTACAGCAATGGCGCATACAGCAAAGTCCCCGGTTTCCTACCCCCGGGCGGCAAATCACTGGGTGCCAGCGATAATGAAGGCTATGGCCTTTCCCCGCAGTACGGAAGGCGATTGCTCGGTGCCAAGGATATCGTTCTTGACGATGAAGGCCCGAAAATGAAGACGTCGGGCGGCTCGAAATCTTTCAACGGGCAGGACGGCTGGGGAAAAGTCCTGATCGGCGCCAGTGGAGCCGGTGAGCAGTCCTGGGAGTCCGACCAGCTGAACAACAGCATCTTTACCTATTATTTTCTTGACGGGCTCAACAAGAACAACGGTGCGGTAAAGAACGCCTTTTTCTACGCGAAGCCCCGTGTCACTCAGCGGGTCAAACAGGAAAAAGGAAGCGATATCGATCAGAATCCCCAGGTTGTTGCATCACAGAGTGAATGGAACATGCCGCTCGGACAGAGACGGCGTTAA